A stretch of DNA from Oryza brachyantha chromosome 4, ObraRS2, whole genome shotgun sequence:
ttCACTTTTAGACcgctaagaatatattatacaaattatctataaattattttttatttagcaatatgtcatttggttcCCCCGCGGCTGATCCTTCAGTTAGCTGCTCCATCTAtcttcaaaaataaaagattttgtACCCTTTTGACCAGGGATGATAAGATAggaagaaatttaaataaaataataattaatgagACCCTAGGAAGGACAAAAATtacttatattaaataaacaataattgaTGAGACAATCAGCATCTTAAAATTCTTTATATTTGTGGACAAATGGGAAGGATCAAAATTGCTTATATTCGCAGATGGAGACAGACAAGTACTccgtctgatttttttatttgacacacTTAACTGTTtatctcatttaaatttttgtccaaatataaaaaattatagattacgcttaaagtttctatagtaataaattaaattattacagaataattaataattatatattttttaaaaaaaataagacaaatggtcataGAGTATTTACTTGTCTTAGCTTGTCTGCGTAGTGGTATGATTCAACCCGCTCTGAGACGTTGTCGTTGACTGATATATTTCTGTAATTAATCCGCAAGTCGACTAccttatgaataaaaaaacaaaggaagagGAACACAGGAGAAAACGAAGAATCACCTGATACAAGAAAAGTCATACAGTACATCTCTCCATATGAGGTCAAACAGGATCCATGTTTCTGCCTTTATCCcaaaacataaacattttatattatttagcgaaacctttaataaataaaaaataatagtggcAGAAAGATAGATGAAagtaaaataagaataattttaaataagatgtgaTTAATGAAATAATTAGTATTATAAGTagtaacataaatatttataatttagcatcttttgtacaaaatttaaatcccaGAAATGTTTACGTTACAAAGTTTTGTAACCAAGGGAGTACATGGGAGTGACTGCTACTGGACCATCAGTGCTGCAGATAATCCATGTTCACAAGGGATCCCTTTTCGATCATTTCATAGGACTTAAACAATGTTATAAGAACCAATAGGTATGTGAAACACGAATGTGTTGATCAAATGCCAATATGATTTTCGAACATATATGGAGACAACACGAGATTGGAGAATGTTACGCCATGTTGAATTctacaactaaaaaaaaatattaaaaccaTTAGATCTGCTGAAAACATGTCCATGCAATATCTGCTGTCATGGTATGAAATACTAAACACGAATATTACATCGACGGCACAAACCAGACGGGTAGTCATATGTCAAATTTGCTGAAAGCGGTGTTTATTGTTATCAACTGGCTTCGCAGCAATCGCAATTTCTAGACAGTAACCAACTAAACCACAATATTCTGAACAATCCTGCCAAATATTTCTGTGTCCCGTTAGTGAGGTAAAATATTCTGCATAGTACCGAAAGTTTCTGCTGCCATGTGAGTTTCATTACCAAATTCCACGCAGACAACATCAATCACTTTCCTGAGGAGAGAGTATCTGCCTCAGAGCACGGGGTAGGCTAAGCACAATCTCCGCAAATGCTGAATTGAGAGCGAGAAAACAGATCAAAAGGAGTTCAGCACAAAATCAAGTGCTACGAAGATAGGGGAAAGATAAAATAGGCGAAATAGGATGTACCTTCTGGCAAACTCAAGGTCTTTAGTGCATCCTCGGCATAGTGAAGGCGGAATGGTACTAGTTGAGCAGCTGCTGCACGACTAGATCTGCGCTCGGCTACCGATATTCCCCGGGAAGGGCGAAGCGGCCAAGCCAAGACCCTGGCCTGACTTGGTAGGGTGAACAATAGATCTGAGTATCGGATACTGACTGTAACTTTGCTGCTCAAGTGGCAAAAGGAAAGCTTTCAGTCTCAGGAAGAGATGTACGTGCAGCTTATAAAGCAAAGGGACAATTAGTACTCCAAAGAATAAAGGCAACTATATTGAATGGTTAAGAGCAAGAGGGTGACCAAATGAGTGCAAGATAACAAACACAGAAAAACATCCATTATACATTAATATGAGCAAAGCTAAAAGAAAACTGGTTTTAGTACAATTATCCTTACCACTCAAAATCCTCCATTACAAACTCTATCAAATTATATGAAAGACTATGGAACAGTTCTCCAATTTGGTTCCCATATAGCTCCTTGATAAGTCGAACCTTGAAAACGAGATGACAAAAATATTAGAATCAACAATTTACTGTTGAAGAGGATTTTCGTCAAAAACCTAAATTAGGTGATCAACCAAGCCACAGATGTTTCCTTAGGATGTTGCAAATCAACTCTTTGTATAATTTTGAAGGTTCAGAACTTCATGTATTGTAAAGAACTCAGAATCGACTGAGCATACTAGCTGGTTTCTAGTTTTTCTACACCCTACTGGATTGCAATTATCAGTGTTCATAGTTTCCACTGATTTGAACATAATACTTAAATTCACAGGCTCTGGGGATTACGTATGGAAGAATATACAAAGAAACTCCCACGACATATAATAGTGAATACTTGCAGCTAAGTAGAGGAATAATGTCCAATCTTACAATGTGTTTTCGATAAAACACAGCTCCAATGCAGTTTATGCGAAGGTCCAAAAAAATGCTAAAGCTATAGTTAATAAAAGCATATGAAACATCAAGAGCAGAACAAGAAAATGCTCACTTTCACTTTGCAATATCTCCTGCATTATAAATCGttacaaacaaatataaacataaaccatGTAACCTTCAAAGTTCCAACTCAGCGAAAGGAACATGGAACTTTGCAGACCACATTTAGTTATGCATCATAGAGTTCAAGATGAAGTAGACCcattcttaaattatttttttctagcacAGGTGTACTGGGCCATCTGCTTTCTAGCATTTCACAATGCAAGGTatggaaaataataatacatcTAAATTTTACCTGCTCTCTCCTGTCAACATAAGACTGCAAAATCTCTTCAAGATGATCAATAAATTTCTGTGAGGTAAAGTTCCATGTGAGTACAAACAACTGTGCAAACAATTGGCATGCCAAAAGCAAGTTCTGTGAGAACATACAATAGCATTTGATGATAGGAAATCACTTTCTACTTCTCGCATTGGCAGAAAGAAAGGTAAGGTGTGTTCGATCACAGTCATCTTTTCAAGGAATGACTTGCTTTCCAAAACACAATGGTAAATTTCACAAGGTTCTCCTGCAAAATAATGTGTTTAGAACAGCGAATAAAGTATTTAGAGGTACCGTGTATCTCCTTTTAGCTGAGGTGCCAAAATTCATGTATACCAGTATTCTGTATGACTATATCAGGGTTTCCAAAATGCCAAAAAAGATAGAACCATTTGAAGTAAAAATGCAAATAAATGTGCATGACTCCAGCTTTGTATAACACTAAATCTGCATATAACATGGGACagttaaaaactgaaaatcaaAAGGAGTGTAATTACCAGCAAAAAAGGTCTCGTACTGTATACCAATTCTCGCACCATCCAAACAATAGATAACCTACCAAAGAGAAGAAATTTAGTTTTGATGTGGCGGAGTAactgaaaatttaataaaaatagaacagAGTAGTTCTATTGCTCAAATAAAGTATGGCTACTTCATCATGAAAACAGTTTTCATCTGGGGATAGGTTAACATAATGGAAATCTACAACTTATTTTGTATTGATTCCTAAGGAATGTATGGCAATACATGATCTAGTAAAAACGGGAGCCTCAAATGGTGCCATATCTAGAACTTGTGGTGAACACAAGTATGGCTGCTTTACCAAGTCTAGGCAcaaaaacaagaacaaaaatatcatgacAAACCAAAGAACTCAACTTATATACATGGCTAAACCAAAGAAAGCATTTTGAGTAGCCAAATGATGAAGTAGCGTAGCACAAAACACACTACAGTGTGAAAAAATCAATAGTCTGTGATAATAATGCTACCTGCTTACCTTGTTTTTAGTTCTATATGCAGTCCTCAACTGGAGTTGAGGGTCAGGTGGAGCATTGGCTTGGTTGGGCATGGCCTTCCTATCAGCTTCCATATGGACCTGGTCTACGAGATAAAGCAAATTCATACAAACATCTCTTTTCACAAGATGAGAACTTTAGGGTGCTCCGATTAAGTACCTTCTCACGGATGGTTGCCAGCAAACCATCATTCCACTGCTCATCATCTATTGAGATCTCTACAAAATGCAAAACCTAGATGTAGAAAGTCCATCAAGGGAAATGGTTGAAAGCAGGAGAATGACATAATAAGACAAACAGTGCTTTGAAGCAGAAGGATAAAAGCTAATTAGAATGATAATACTAGTAGATTGGACTAATTGTGTACCATGATGGCTGCGAAAAAATGTTTGAGAATATAACAGCATTTCTGAGATGTACAAGGATGCAGAAAAGAAAGGATCTGGACACCTGTACACTATCAATAACTAATGCTgatatatttgactttttgttgTCTCATGAAAATTGAGTAATAGGGCATTAATGTGCAAAGCAGGGCACAACTCAAATGGCAGTGTTAAATTATCAAATGGAAAAAACATGGCCAACAAATATTGTCTTAGAAATGCTAATGAGTTCTTGATGAGAATAAGTACATAGTCATGTTGTGTAATAGACTAATAGTATAATGCTGTGCGTACAACTATTATTTGTAGATTGGTCTATCCAAGACATGTGACCCAACTCAACTCATATAGTAGTACAGGGGACTGCTTGGTTTGTAACAGTGGTATACCATGCTAAAATTGGTCGTGGACAAAATTAGGGCATCACCAAAATGTTGTTAATATGTGTGTTTGGATTGCAATCATGAAACAATTTGACGTGAAGCTATCcagatagaaaaaattatctttgatGAGACTATGGTTTGAAGAATGCGAACTAATATTTTGCAGTGTCCAAACATAGCAAAAAGGTTTATCTTGTTTTGCAGATTTTATCAGGAGAAAATCCAAAGTTTAACAATCAAACAAATAGTGCATTAATTGCAACCAATCACACAAATCAAATGAGCACGCAATAGCAGCCCAAGAATTCATAGGTCAAGGATTTGGCCACCTAGCAAAATACAGGAACCTGTGTCTGGAATCTCTTGAGCATTGATGAGTTTTGCAGAGGTGCCAGACTCTGGAGCCAACTTTAGTGGCCAAATGTTGAGGGcactaccaaattttggtagggAGAACATATGAATAGAACCAAACAGGATTTATGCCATAAcgaaaattgaataagatgtGTGGTACTGAAGATCAGAAACACGTCATCTTTTTCAGTATAACATTCAGATCTACTCTATGAAGGGCACAGATTGTGGAAGGAACACATCAATATGCTCCATGGATATTGTCCTAGTGACCAACCAAGGGGTATGATCCAAGGTTCTTACAGacagaaaaatccaaattttaatgGATGGCAACTGACAATTCAAACAGTAGTAGTTTAGTACAAAAGTTTGGGAGGGACAACATTCTAGTCTGACTTTTCTAAGACTAACTATCAATATCGTAAACAGCATGTCCTTCCAAGATAGGTATGAACTCAATACGGGGTGCATCTTACAAGTTAGAACCAATAGTCTTAGACTATTGAAATAAAAGTATGATAGCTAGAATTATTATGACAGCCATCTCCATGGATGAACAGAAGCATTAATAGTCTGTCCTTCAGCGCAAAATTTGTAGATAGTATTGCATATAGTTAGCATTTCCCACCATTATATTTTCGATGCTGTATTGATGATTTTGACTTCAAACTAATGTCACTCTCGAGCTCTTTAATTTTCAGTATCTGTCCAATAGGTTTCAGCAgccatgcacatgcatgcattctaGTTAGTTAATGGTTTATACAGGATTACAGGATTGAAGGACCAACCTGGACAGGTGAGTAGGTGACCACATCAAAATGTATGTGTCATGACAGTAGGTGCCCATACTTTCAACTTAAGTAGTAATGCAATACAGGGAGTTAAATGCAGTGTCACAACTCCAGAGCTGAATTAGAAGTTCgaacttcaaaaaaaagaatcacgAATCGAGCAACAAGCATATTTATGCAAACTATAGTCTTTGTGGAGGTTGCAACATAAATCATTTCAATCTGTCTTTCCAGAAGCAGCGTTTACTTTTGTAGAAAGTTCTTACCATGGAAAGTTCAACGACCACTAAAAGATGCAAACTTTTCATATAATTGGTCCATAATTGTGTTATCCACAATTTATGTGCATATTGATAAGCATTGATGAGCTTATTTCTTCTAGTAGATTCACAGAAAGATTCATGGCGCCATATCAAGCTATACCTTTGGTTTGGGCAGTTCGTGCAGCCTCAAATTCTCTCTGCAGCCGCTCAAAAATCAGCTTATCAGAATCCCTGAAATGAAGTGGACAGTTCGTTTATGCAAGAGTTTAGTTTCAATTAGAATATCTTTTTCAATAAAAGCGTGGTCAAGAAATTTAACTTCATGGACAAAGTTTTCTTAAAACAcctgtcatttttttatgtgttcaaatttcaaataggaagtagtaatatattttggCACAATGCTCCATTGGTTGGGTTCATGTAACAATACCAGAGGTGTCCAACCCAACAACAAACACCAGAATGTGGTAAAGTTCTAGCGCTAGAAAAAACTACTCATTCATGGAATTGAAGTGTAGTACTGctctttctatttttattttctcgtCACAAACTCTATTTTTACTTCTTTCAAATAGTTTACACTCACTTCAATACAGTTTACAATAGTATAATCAGAAGAAATATGACAAAATTTCTatgtatttaatccacatgAGCTTTATCTTGTGAATATCATTTATAATTTACTTCAATTATTTTGACTTCCAATTTGAGTACCATCCTAAGAGGTACAACAGCAAGGGAACTTTAAATAACAATGGAGATACTATGTCTGTACcacaaggaaaataaaaaggagCAACAAAAAGGCTAaagaatatcatttttaacTGCTTAAAATATTGTAAAGTCACAAATGAGTGGTATCACAACATGGAAACTCCCCATAGGATTACGCTCTGATGAACTACCAAGACAAATGAAGCAAAGTTTCTAAACAATTTGCTGGCAGTCTGAATAGGATGTTATATTTTGAGTATGCACATATGCAAATGTTGCATGCTAAAGATCCTGCAAAAGGGAGTACCTTGAGAGGCGTTCTTTCAAATCTTCATGTCTTTTGAGAACATTTGACACTGCAAAACAAAAGGGTGACATGGCTAAGACACTAAGACAGTAAGACAGTATGCCTAAactgtgtgtgtgagagagagaaagagagagagagctattACGCCTTGCCCGTGTGGTCTCAAGTTTTGTGTCTTCATCCCTTACATAAGTCTGCAGAACACAGTGTTGTACAAAAACTTAACACCAAAGAAGGCATATCTATACAATGCAAGACTAGAAAAGACATACCAGTTCTGATACTGAATGTTGGCGCCTCCTTAATTGATCAACATGCTgcaattaaaaatacttaaagcattaaattgaccaattgttttatttctgGCTAATGGGGCAAAGACTGTCAATGACAAAACATGAACCAACAAAAGAGACAACACATGAAATGGGATACCCTATTCTTGAAATATGATTGTTGCGGCAACAGAACACTAGATCAATTATCAGTATCTCAACTCAGCAAAGCCCTTTGTTCATGGAATAAACAGCAAGAACACTAGATCAGTTATCAGTATCTCAactaagatttaaaatacaaTGGCATACCTACACTGTAATAGCATTATGAATTCAAGATAGTCAGATAGCTAAGCTGCCGAATTGGCCGTGTACTACATAGGAAACAGATGGTCTATCcgatattaattaaaaaaggcGCCATGGTCAATAGTGCCTCAATGAAAGCATTGGGATGCACATGGAAATGCGGAGCTGACGAAACATGCTTAATCAAGTCAAGCAAAACTTAAGGAGACGACATAACAGAAGCTAGGGTTAACAGCAAATTCGGGGGATCAAACAAACTGTAATTACTGTGTTGGGTATAGAATAATTAAGAGAAAAGCGTCCTCCGGGTCTAAGAAACAGAAGCTAGGGTTAACCGAGCACTCGAGAACAGGTGGCGTGCGGGGGGGGTAGGTAGGGAGAGACGGGAAAGGGGATGCGCGGAACGGATGGATGCTCACCATGATGCGGCGGAAACAGCagggcggag
This window harbors:
- the LOC102717513 gene encoding uncharacterized protein LOC102717513, with translation MHVDQLRRRQHSVSELTYVRDEDTKLETTRARLSNVLKRHEDLKERLSRDSDKLIFERLQREFEAARTAQTKEISIDDEQWNDGLLATIREKVHMEADRKAMPNQANAPPDPQLQLRTAYRTKNKVIYCLDGARIGIQYETFFAGEPCEIYHCVLESKSFLEKMTVIEHTLPFFLPMREVESDFLSSNAIKFIDHLEEILQSYVDRREQVRLIKELYGNQIGELFHSLSYNLIEFVMEDFECKVTVSIRYSDLLFTLPSQARVLAWPLRPSRGISVAERRSSRAAAAQLVPFRLHYAEDALKTLSLPEAFAEIVLSLPRALRQILSPQESD